The following coding sequences are from one Brooklawnia cerclae window:
- a CDS encoding helical backbone metal receptor, producing the protein MSVDDLGYEVLPGSPIRRVVSLVPSLTEALAETAPQLIVGCTDWCTRPSDLDARAGHSVARVRGTKNPDLAAIASLDPDLVIANQEENRRFDVDRLRAMGLAVWVTRIDSVDDALRSLERLIAVVLSRPLPGWLVRARTNWSLPDPPVTRRAVVCIWRDPWMVAGPATYIADVLGRSGVGLAPLPVDGWERARYPRVDLDLLRSSEADVVLLMDAPYPFSQADGSEYFAGVDVRIVPERPLAWYGPGLTDARSEIAALMA; encoded by the coding sequence ATGAGCGTCGACGACCTCGGCTACGAGGTTCTCCCGGGTTCTCCGATTCGCCGCGTCGTGAGTCTGGTCCCATCGCTCACCGAGGCGCTCGCGGAGACGGCCCCGCAGCTGATCGTCGGCTGCACCGACTGGTGCACGCGCCCGTCCGACCTTGATGCCCGTGCCGGTCACAGCGTCGCGAGGGTGCGCGGGACGAAGAATCCCGATCTCGCCGCGATCGCGTCCCTCGACCCCGACCTCGTCATCGCCAACCAGGAGGAGAACCGGCGCTTCGACGTCGACCGGCTGCGGGCGATGGGGCTGGCCGTCTGGGTGACCCGGATCGATTCCGTGGACGATGCCCTGCGCAGCCTCGAGCGCCTGATCGCGGTTGTACTCAGCCGGCCGCTCCCCGGCTGGCTGGTGCGTGCCCGGACGAACTGGAGCTTGCCCGACCCGCCGGTCACGAGACGTGCGGTGGTGTGCATCTGGCGTGACCCGTGGATGGTCGCCGGTCCCGCCACCTACATCGCCGACGTGCTGGGACGCAGCGGTGTCGGCCTCGCTCCCCTGCCGGTCGACGGGTGGGAACGGGCCCGATATCCCCGCGTCGACCTGGACCTGCTGCGATCGAGCGAGGCCGACGTCGTCTTGCTGATGGACGCCCCCTATCCGTTCAGCCAGGCTGACGGGTCGGAGTACTTCGCGGGCGTGGATGTCCGCATCGTCCCCGAACGTCCCCTCGCCTGGTACGGCCCCGGCCTGACGGATGCGCGCTCCGAGATAGCAGCGCTCATGGCCTGA